In Campylobacter porcelli, the sequence GAGCCTTTGCGTGATTTTATGCGATTTAGTGCGGTTAAAAATAGCGGGAATGTAGCTGATCTTGAGTCTGGATTAAATGCTATTAAATTTCAAAAAGCCTTCTATGCTAAGTATATTCCAAATGAATCAAGCGCTACTCATATTAAGAGCTTAAATTTAGAGTATATAAATCACATTCAAAAATACCCTAAAAGCTATGTCGCACACGAATATATGGAGATTTGTAATCAGCCGTTTTATTTTTTAGATTTTGTAGCTGATGCTGGTGATAATGGGCTTTGCTATATAGCAGATGCGACCTATCATTTTGACCCATCATTTTTGCCAGATGGTGCTATAAGTGAGTATTTTAAGCTATCATTTGATGATTATATCTCGGCTAATCAAGCTTATGATTTTCTATACTCTATTAGATTTAGAAGCTCAATCCTTACTAAATCGCAAAATCAAAGCAAACTAGCAACAAGCGATTATGATAAGGCGAAGTTCGCTCCAAATTTATATTTTAAGCTCATTAAGCCCTCACCTGAGCTATTAAATTCAGCTAAAGATACATATATCGAGCCTTTGGCTAAAGCTTTAAATGAGGCTTTTCCAGCGACTATGAGTTTTGATGAGATTAAGGCTGTGTATCAAAAAGATGATATTGTATTTAGGTATTATGATATTAGAACGGTTACAAATAACGCTCTAAGCATAGCTTGTGAGCCACATAAGAAGCTATTATACACGCCTGGCAAAACTAGATTAAAAAAAGCTTATGAGCCATATTTAAGATATTTTTTAGATAATGATAACTCATCAATTGGCATAGCAACTCCATCTAATGATAAATTAAATGCTGATAAACACACGCTAGAGCTTACATTAATGTTTGATGGAAATCACACTATAAAAGATATTCAAGATCATATAAAAGCTAAATTTGAAAAAGAGAAATTAATCCCAACTGTTCAAAAAGATGGCAAAACTATATTATTAAAAAGCCCAAAAGAGCAAAATGAGTATTTCAAAAATGCGGTTGAGACTATCAAGCTTTCACTTATAAATACCCTAATGCTAGAAGAGTATTAAACTCCTCTATAGGGCATTTGCAATTAGCTCGATTGGATTAATACATTTTGCGCTGCTACCATGAATGTGTAGAGCGTTATTTAGCTGCATTTTACACGCACTACACTCGCTACCTACGCAACTAGCATCTACGGCGTTTATTTGTGCGGCTCTACTTTGACCAGCTTGGCGACTTAGGTGGTATTTTTCACTTTGCATTGTTACCCCGCCAAATCCACAACAACTATTAGTATCGCTCATCTCATTTAAGATATAAGCTTGTTTTAAAAGCTCTCTTGGCTCTTTCCAAATTCCTTGCATTTTCTTAGCGTGGCATGGGTCGTGATATGTGATTTTAGCTATCTTTTTATCTCTATTTCGCTCTTGTAAAATTTGGGCTAAATTTGTAAATTTCGCAAAATACTCAGTAGCTAAATATATATATTTGCTTATCTCTTTAGCTCTTTTTTTCCACTGCGGATCGCTATGAAAATAGTGTTCATAATCGACCTTTATCATCGCCGA encodes:
- a CDS encoding methyltransferase regulatory domain-containing protein, which produces MINSDIKSTYDEHTYNSYSYAQTSVDYLCAVARFHGLAATDPYNAKVLEIGCAMGGNIIGQAINHPNSTFIGIDLSSEQIAIGKAATQGIGCKNIELIEMDICNLVSEFGGKIEFDYIICHGIYSWVPDFVRSAILQSCQKLLSPNGVAFISYNCYPGWKYVEPLRDFMRFSAVKNSGNVADLESGLNAIKFQKAFYAKYIPNESSATHIKSLNLEYINHIQKYPKSYVAHEYMEICNQPFYFLDFVADAGDNGLCYIADATYHFDPSFLPDGAISEYFKLSFDDYISANQAYDFLYSIRFRSSILTKSQNQSKLATSDYDKAKFAPNLYFKLIKPSPELLNSAKDTYIEPLAKALNEAFPATMSFDEIKAVYQKDDIVFRYYDIRTVTNNALSIACEPHKKLLYTPGKTRLKKAYEPYLRYFLDNDNSSIGIATPSNDKLNADKHTLELTLMFDGNHTIKDIQDHIKAKFEKEKLIPTVQKDGKTILLKSPKEQNEYFKNAVETIKLSLINTLMLEEY